From Paracoccus aminovorans, one genomic window encodes:
- a CDS encoding TSUP family transporter encodes MFQLSLDLLPMLMTAAFVAGFVDAIAGGGGLITVPALMLAGIPPAQALATNKVQGVFGAATAAISYARRGLVDPRAQLPEAAIAFLAGLAGATLVSWLPTQALRFGLPVLLIGIAAFFALKPGLDDTDRLRRLTPAAFAATVVPAVGFYDGLLGPGTGSFFMLGFVTLAGYGILKATAHTKLLNFASNLGGLTAFALVGQPLWLVGAAMALAQVAGAMLGARLAMRIGARVIKPLLVATSTALALRLIWQML; translated from the coding sequence ATGTTCCAGCTTTCCCTCGACCTGCTGCCGATGCTGATGACGGCCGCCTTCGTCGCCGGCTTCGTCGATGCCATCGCCGGAGGCGGCGGGCTGATCACCGTGCCGGCGCTGATGCTGGCCGGGATCCCGCCGGCGCAGGCGCTGGCCACCAACAAGGTGCAGGGCGTCTTCGGCGCGGCGACGGCGGCCATCTCCTATGCGCGGCGCGGGCTGGTCGATCCGCGCGCGCAATTGCCCGAGGCCGCCATCGCCTTTCTCGCCGGGCTGGCCGGCGCGACGCTGGTAAGCTGGCTGCCGACGCAGGCGCTGCGGTTCGGCCTGCCGGTGCTGCTGATCGGCATCGCCGCCTTCTTCGCGCTGAAACCCGGGCTCGACGACACCGACCGCCTGCGCCGCCTGACGCCGGCGGCCTTCGCCGCCACGGTGGTGCCGGCCGTGGGCTTTTACGACGGGCTGCTGGGGCCGGGCACCGGGTCCTTCTTCATGCTGGGTTTCGTCACGCTGGCGGGCTACGGCATCCTGAAGGCGACGGCGCATACCAAGCTGCTGAACTTCGCCTCGAACCTGGGCGGGCTGACCGCCTTCGCGCTGGTCGGCCAGCCGCTGTGGCTGGTGGGGGCCGCCATGGCGCTGGCGCAGGTGGCCGGCGCCATGCTGGGCGCCAGGCTGGCGATGCGGATCGGCGCGCGGGTGATCAAGCCGCTGCTGGTCGCCACCTCGACCGCGCTGGCGCTGCGGCTGATCTGGCAGATGCTCTGA
- a CDS encoding N-formylglutamate amidohydrolase, with protein sequence MTAEAFTTIGPARDSRWLITCDHATNRVPDWVGGGSLGIAPADMARHIAYDVGAAGLAVRLAERLGAPAILSDFSRLVIDPNRGEDDPTLLMRLYDGTVIPANRHAGPAERERRLDRLYRPYHAAYAALAAARPDRAICAIHSFTRQLRGRPRRPWAVGVLYSHHDERLGPPLIRECRAQGWITGDNEPYAGHLDGDSIDRHALAHGRPNVLIEVRNDLIADAEGQALWAERLAGVLDGLLGRCGL encoded by the coding sequence ATGACGGCAGAGGCTTTCACCACCATCGGACCCGCGCGCGACTCGCGCTGGCTGATCACCTGCGACCATGCCACCAACCGGGTGCCGGACTGGGTCGGCGGCGGATCCCTGGGCATCGCGCCCGCGGACATGGCCCGCCACATCGCCTATGACGTGGGCGCCGCCGGGCTGGCGGTGCGGCTGGCCGAGCGGCTGGGCGCTCCGGCGATCCTGTCGGATTTCTCGCGCCTCGTGATCGACCCGAACCGGGGCGAGGACGACCCGACGCTGCTGATGCGGCTCTACGACGGCACGGTGATTCCCGCCAACCGCCATGCCGGCCCGGCCGAGCGCGAGCGGCGGCTGGACCGGCTCTATCGCCCCTATCACGCCGCCTACGCGGCGCTGGCCGCGGCCCGGCCGGACCGGGCGATCTGCGCCATCCACAGCTTTACCCGCCAGCTGCGCGGCCGGCCGCGCCGGCCCTGGGCGGTGGGCGTGCTCTATTCGCATCACGACGAAAGGCTGGGACCGCCGCTGATCCGGGAATGCCGGGCGCAGGGCTGGATCACCGGCGACAACGAACCCTATGCCGGCCATCTGGACGGCGATTCCATCGACCGCCACGCGCTGGCCCATGGCCGGCCGAACGTGCTGATCGAGGTCAGGAACGACCTGATCGCCGACGCCGAGGGCCAGGCGCTGTGGGCCGAGCGGCTGGCGGGCGTGCTGGACGGCTTGCTGGGCCGGTGCGGGCTGTGA
- the rlmN gene encoding 23S rRNA (adenine(2503)-C(2))-methyltransferase RlmN produces the protein MNAPTPAAPAAPITQDLLTIPRKLPESALTNIVGLTREQLREALVAAGTPEKQAKMRVGQIWQWVYHWGVRDFALMTNLAKDYRAFLAQRFQIALPEIVTRQVSADGTRKYLLRISGGHEVETVYIPEENRGTLCISSQVGCTLTCSFCHTGTQRLVRNLTAGEIVGQVMVARDDLGEWPQPGAPKDETRLVSNVVLMGMGEPLYNFENVRDAMKVVMDGEGLSLSRRRITLSTSGIVPEIARTAEEIGCLLAVSFHATTDEIRDRLVPVNRKWNIRTLLDALREYPRLSNSERITFEYVMLDGVNDSDEDARRLVKLIRGIPAKINLIPFNEWPGVAYKRSSWERIEAFADIIHKAGYASPIRTPRGEDIMAACGQLKSATERGRKSRAEIAAETRASA, from the coding sequence ATGAACGCCCCGACCCCTGCAGCGCCCGCCGCCCCGATCACGCAGGACCTTCTGACCATTCCGCGCAAGCTGCCGGAATCGGCGCTGACCAACATCGTCGGCCTGACCCGCGAGCAGCTGCGCGAGGCGCTGGTCGCCGCCGGCACGCCGGAAAAGCAGGCGAAGATGCGCGTGGGCCAGATCTGGCAATGGGTCTATCACTGGGGCGTGCGCGATTTCGCGCTGATGACCAACCTGGCCAAGGACTATCGCGCCTTCCTGGCCCAGCGGTTCCAGATCGCCCTGCCCGAGATCGTCACCCGCCAGGTCAGCGCCGACGGCACCCGCAAATATCTGCTGCGCATCAGCGGCGGGCATGAGGTCGAGACCGTCTACATCCCCGAGGAAAACCGCGGCACGCTGTGCATTTCCTCGCAGGTCGGCTGCACGCTGACCTGTTCCTTCTGCCACACCGGCACGCAGAGGCTGGTGCGCAACCTGACCGCCGGGGAAATCGTCGGCCAGGTCATGGTCGCCCGCGACGACCTGGGCGAATGGCCCCAGCCCGGCGCGCCCAAGGACGAGACGCGGCTGGTCAGCAACGTCGTGTTGATGGGCATGGGCGAGCCGCTCTACAATTTCGAGAACGTCCGCGACGCCATGAAGGTGGTGATGGACGGCGAGGGGCTCAGCCTGTCGCGCCGCCGCATCACGCTGTCCACCTCGGGCATCGTGCCCGAGATCGCCCGGACCGCCGAGGAGATCGGCTGCCTGCTGGCGGTCAGCTTCCACGCCACCACGGACGAGATCCGCGACAGGCTGGTGCCGGTGAACCGCAAATGGAACATCCGGACGCTGCTCGACGCGCTGCGCGAATACCCGCGGCTGTCGAATTCGGAGCGCATCACCTTCGAATATGTCATGCTGGACGGAGTGAACGACAGCGACGAGGACGCGCGCCGGCTGGTCAAGCTGATCCGCGGCATCCCGGCCAAGATCAACCTGATCCCCTTCAACGAATGGCCGGGCGTGGCCTACAAGCGCTCCAGCTGGGAACGGATCGAGGCTTTCGCCGACATCATCCACAAGGCCGGCTACGCCTCGCCCATCCGCACCCCGCGCGGCGAGGACATCATGGCCGCCTGCGGCCAGCTGAAATCCGCGACCGAGCGCGGCCGCAAGTCCAGGGCCGAGATCGCCGCCGAAACCCGCGCCAGCGCTTGA
- a CDS encoding asparaginase produces MTAARLIELWRGGLRESSHLGHVVISDADGVVEAWGNPGTVIFPRSSCKMIQALPLVESGAADAVGLGPEHLALACGSHNGARSHVDRVEAWLSGLGFEDEDLRCGAHMPRDPQEYRRLLCSDASPCQVHNNCSGKHAGFLTLKRHINAGPEYVELDHPVQRAVRRAFEEVTGETAAGWGLDGCSAPNFACTVEGLARAMAGFARPRSGKRGAAQRRLFEAMAAHPDLVAGEGRACTDLMRAMRGRAVVKTGAEAVFVAIVPERGLGVALKVSDGGTRGAEAAITALMVHLGLLSAEDPVVAKYLTGPIRNWRGFETGEMRCASGFPN; encoded by the coding sequence ATGACGGCAGCAAGGCTCATCGAATTGTGGCGCGGCGGCCTGCGCGAGAGCAGCCATCTGGGCCATGTGGTGATCTCGGATGCCGACGGCGTGGTCGAGGCCTGGGGCAATCCGGGCACGGTGATCTTCCCGCGATCCTCGTGCAAGATGATCCAGGCGCTGCCCCTGGTGGAAAGCGGCGCCGCCGATGCGGTGGGCCTGGGGCCCGAGCACCTGGCGCTGGCCTGCGGCAGCCACAACGGCGCCCGCAGCCATGTCGATCGGGTCGAGGCCTGGCTGTCCGGCCTGGGCTTCGAGGACGAGGACCTGCGCTGCGGCGCCCATATGCCGCGCGATCCGCAGGAATACCGCCGGCTGCTGTGTTCGGACGCGAGCCCCTGCCAGGTCCACAACAACTGTTCGGGCAAGCATGCCGGCTTTCTGACGCTGAAGCGCCACATCAACGCCGGGCCGGAATATGTCGAGCTGGACCATCCCGTGCAGCGCGCCGTGCGCCGCGCCTTCGAGGAGGTCACCGGCGAGACCGCCGCCGGCTGGGGGCTCGACGGCTGCTCGGCGCCGAATTTCGCCTGCACGGTCGAGGGGCTCGCCCGCGCCATGGCCGGGTTCGCCCGCCCGCGTTCTGGCAAGCGCGGCGCGGCGCAGCGCCGGCTGTTCGAGGCGATGGCGGCCCATCCCGATCTCGTCGCCGGCGAGGGCCGGGCCTGCACCGACCTGATGCGCGCCATGCGGGGCCGCGCCGTGGTCAAGACCGGCGCCGAAGCGGTCTTCGTCGCCATCGTCCCCGAGCGCGGGCTGGGGGTGGCGCTGAAGGTCTCGGACGGCGGCACCCGCGGCGCCGAGGCGGCGATCACCGCGCTGATGGTGCACCTGGGCCTGCTGTCCGCCGAGGACCCGGTGGTCGCGAAATACCTGACCGGCCCGATCCGCAACTGGCGCGGCTTCGAGACCGGCGAGATGCGCTGCGCCTCGGGTTTCCCGAACTGA
- a CDS encoding calcium-binding protein → MATLPYDYYWSVYSETLADVAAELARQLARLPRLNLVEGAAGADILEGTRRDDALLGGGGNDTMRGHDGADFLHGGFGNDRMWGGNGGDSMHGCNGNDSMWGQGGNDFMHGGLGNDRMWGGTGNDSLHGCFGDDILKGEAGNDFLHGGFGKDQLFGGSGNDTLNGCFGDDLIDGGAGDDLLSGGYGHDTFVFNGGRDRIIDFETGACGCDSDHRAETIRVDLDGVDSYAELMAAARQSGGNTVFELGGGNALVLEGVVMAELDSSMFVFV, encoded by the coding sequence ATGGCAACGCTGCCCTATGATTATTACTGGTCCGTCTATTCCGAGACCCTGGCCGACGTGGCCGCCGAACTGGCCCGGCAGCTGGCGCGTCTGCCGCGGCTGAACCTGGTCGAGGGCGCCGCCGGCGCGGACATCCTGGAGGGGACGCGCCGGGACGATGCCCTGCTGGGCGGCGGCGGCAACGACACCATGCGCGGCCATGACGGCGCCGATTTCCTGCACGGCGGCTTCGGCAACGACCGCATGTGGGGCGGGAATGGCGGCGATTCGATGCATGGCTGCAACGGCAACGACAGCATGTGGGGCCAGGGCGGCAACGATTTCATGCATGGCGGCTTGGGCAACGACCGGATGTGGGGCGGCACCGGGAACGACAGCCTGCATGGCTGCTTCGGCGACGACATCCTGAAGGGCGAGGCCGGCAACGACTTCCTGCACGGCGGCTTCGGCAAGGACCAGCTGTTCGGCGGCAGCGGCAACGACACGCTCAACGGCTGTTTCGGCGACGACCTGATCGACGGCGGCGCCGGCGACGACCTGCTTTCGGGGGGCTACGGGCACGACACCTTCGTCTTCAACGGCGGCCGCGACCGCATCATCGATTTCGAGACCGGGGCTTGCGGCTGCGACTCGGATCACCGGGCCGAGACCATCCGCGTCGATCTGGACGGGGTGGACAGCTATGCCGAACTGATGGCCGCCGCCCGGCAGTCCGGCGGCAATACGGTTTTCGAGCTGGGTGGCGGCAATGCGCTGGTGCTTGAAGGCGTGGTGATGGCGGAACTCGACTCATCGATGTTCGTCTTCGTCTGA
- a CDS encoding invasion associated locus B family protein: protein MLKSAPRAAAAAAAIAIAASSPVLAQDSTNVIGTEGDWTVFSANSPKECWAVSAPKSTQNLDSSGKPKDVTRGDIRLYVAYRPGQGGEVSFSGGYPFAPDSAVEVNIGGNVFKLFTEGESAWTGSPSEDSKLVSALRGGSSAVISGRSARGTVTKDTFSLSGITAATNKAQAACK, encoded by the coding sequence ATGTTGAAATCCGCGCCGCGCGCCGCAGCGGCAGCCGCTGCAATCGCGATCGCCGCGTCTTCGCCGGTCCTGGCCCAGGACTCGACGAATGTCATCGGGACCGAGGGCGACTGGACCGTCTTCTCGGCGAACAGCCCCAAGGAATGCTGGGCCGTCTCGGCGCCCAAGTCGACGCAGAACCTGGATTCCTCGGGCAAGCCCAAGGACGTGACCCGCGGCGACATCCGCCTTTACGTCGCCTATCGCCCCGGCCAGGGCGGCGAGGTCTCGTTCTCGGGCGGCTATCCCTTCGCGCCGGATTCGGCGGTCGAGGTGAACATCGGCGGCAATGTCTTCAAGCTGTTCACCGAAGGCGAAAGCGCCTGGACCGGCTCGCCCTCGGAAGACAGCAAGCTGGTCAGCGCGCTGCGCGGCGGCTCGTCGGCGGTGATCAGCGGGCGCTCGGCCCGCGGCACCGTGACCAAGGACACGTTCAGCCTGTCGGGCATCACCGCCGCGACCAACAAGGCGCAGGCCGCCTGCAAATAG
- a CDS encoding AbrB family transcriptional regulator, with the protein MRGAAARRTLTFALAAAGGALFLALHLPLPLLLGPMLACLIAALAGAPLMGAGGLGTFMRTFLGVAVGASITPEVLGKIPEIAASLAFVPAFILVIALVGYPLFRRGFGFDHPTAWYAAMPGGLQDMLVFGEEAGGDVRALSLIHATRVLVIVTVAPLIMQSFWGVDLSQPPGVSIRATDPYEIAIMVAAGLIGWKGAERLGLFGASILGPMILTAALSLSGVIEHRPPAEIIQAAQFFIGVAVGVKYVGITGRELRIDVTAGLVYALFLALISLVFIELITHLGLAPTLDAFLAYLPGGQAEMVVIAIIAGADLAYVVSHHLLRMVIVITLAPLASKLIERRR; encoded by the coding sequence ATGCGCGGGGCGGCGGCCCGCCGGACCCTGACCTTTGCCCTGGCCGCCGCCGGCGGCGCGCTGTTCCTGGCGCTGCACCTGCCGCTGCCGCTGCTCTTGGGCCCGATGCTCGCCTGCCTGATCGCGGCGCTGGCGGGGGCGCCGCTGATGGGCGCGGGCGGGCTGGGCACCTTCATGCGCACCTTCCTGGGCGTCGCGGTCGGGGCCTCGATCACGCCCGAGGTGCTGGGCAAGATCCCCGAGATCGCCGCCTCGCTGGCCTTCGTCCCCGCCTTCATCCTGGTGATCGCGCTGGTCGGCTATCCGCTGTTCCGGCGCGGCTTCGGCTTCGACCACCCGACCGCCTGGTATGCCGCCATGCCGGGCGGCTTGCAGGACATGCTGGTCTTCGGCGAAGAGGCCGGCGGCGACGTCCGCGCCCTGTCGCTGATCCACGCGACGCGGGTGCTGGTCATCGTCACCGTGGCGCCGCTGATCATGCAAAGCTTCTGGGGCGTCGACCTGTCGCAGCCGCCCGGCGTCTCGATCCGCGCCACCGATCCCTATGAGATCGCCATCATGGTCGCCGCCGGGCTGATCGGCTGGAAGGGGGCCGAGCGGCTGGGCCTGTTCGGCGCCTCGATCCTGGGACCGATGATCCTGACGGCGGCGTTGTCCTTGTCGGGCGTGATCGAACACCGCCCGCCGGCCGAGATCATCCAGGCGGCGCAATTCTTCATCGGCGTCGCGGTCGGGGTGAAATATGTCGGCATCACCGGACGCGAGCTGCGCATCGACGTGACCGCCGGGCTGGTCTATGCGCTGTTTCTGGCGCTGATCAGCCTGGTCTTCATCGAGTTGATCACCCATCTGGGCCTCGCGCCGACGCTGGACGCCTTCCTGGCCTATCTGCCCGGCGGGCAGGCCGAGATGGTGGTGATCGCCATCATCGCCGGCGCCGACCTGGCCTATGTCGTCAGCCACCACCTGCTGCGCATGGTGATCGTCATCACGCTGGCGCCGCTGGCCTCGAAGCTGATCGAGCGGCGGCGCTAG
- a CDS encoding DUF484 family protein, translating into MPAETKAEPQPLSDETRARLLAQPELILADRDLMRALIGAREAEVGENVIDIRGRAMQALESRLDRLEAAHESVISAAYDNQSGMNTIHRAVLSLLEPMEFEDFLENLDLAVAPILRVETLRLVMESGGALPQPEASGPLIVAPSGTVAELISGGRRAPRGDDIVLRRTASQTQAFHGETRAPIRSEALLPLDLGPGRFPALLLMGSAEMGRFNPAQGTDLLRFFGQVFRLVLISWLRR; encoded by the coding sequence ATGCCCGCCGAAACCAAGGCCGAACCCCAGCCGCTTTCCGACGAGACCCGCGCCCGGCTGCTGGCGCAGCCCGAGCTGATCCTCGCCGACCGCGACCTGATGCGCGCGCTGATCGGCGCGCGCGAGGCCGAGGTGGGCGAGAACGTCATCGATATCCGCGGCCGCGCCATGCAGGCGCTGGAATCGCGGCTGGACCGGCTGGAGGCGGCGCATGAATCGGTGATCTCGGCCGCCTACGACAACCAGTCGGGGATGAACACCATCCACCGCGCCGTGCTGTCGCTGCTGGAACCGATGGAGTTCGAGGATTTCCTGGAAAACCTCGACCTGGCGGTGGCGCCGATCCTGCGGGTGGAAACCCTGCGGCTGGTGATGGAATCGGGCGGCGCCCTGCCCCAGCCCGAGGCCAGCGGCCCGCTGATCGTCGCCCCCTCGGGCACGGTGGCCGAGCTGATCTCGGGCGGCCGGCGCGCGCCGCGGGGCGACGACATCGTACTGCGCCGCACCGCCAGCCAGACCCAGGCCTTCCACGGCGAAACCCGGGCGCCGATCCGCTCCGAGGCGCTGTTGCCGCTGGACCTGGGCCCCGGCCGCTTCCCGGCGCTGCTGCTGATGGGCTCGGCCGAGATGGGGCGGTTCAACCCTGCGCAGGGCACGGACCTCTTGCGCTTCTTCGGCCAGGTGTTCCGGCTGGTGCTGATCTCCTGGCTGCGGCGATGA
- a CDS encoding tyrosine recombinase XerC — translation MSGGAEPLALAPAMADNLARWLDSEKATRDLSEHTIRAYQADLLAFLAFLGGYHGTPALPATLGSLTQTDMRAFAAAERGRGLGARSLARRLSATRSFIRWMSDRHGFDASRALAARSPKFTRSLPRPLAPDQAEAVLDIAGDTHPEPWIAARDTAVLTLLYGCGLRISEALNLNGADWPFREALTIRGKGGKERQVPVLPIAREAVAAYLAVCPWPLEPQSPLFRGARGGRLNQALISGAMRHARQVMGLPPTATPHALRHSFATHLLAAGGDLRTIQELLGHASLATTQVYTGVDDARLLAVYRSAHPRA, via the coding sequence ATGAGCGGCGGGGCCGAGCCTCTGGCGCTGGCCCCGGCCATGGCCGACAATCTCGCGCGCTGGCTCGACAGCGAAAAGGCGACGCGCGACCTGTCCGAACACACGATCCGCGCCTACCAGGCCGACCTGCTGGCCTTCCTGGCCTTCCTCGGCGGCTATCACGGCACGCCGGCCCTGCCCGCGACGCTGGGCAGCCTGACCCAGACCGACATGCGCGCCTTTGCCGCCGCCGAGCGCGGCCGCGGCCTTGGCGCCCGCTCGCTGGCGCGACGGCTTTCGGCCACGCGCAGCTTCATCCGCTGGATGTCGGACCGGCACGGCTTCGACGCCTCCAGGGCGCTGGCGGCGCGCAGCCCGAAATTCACCCGCTCGCTGCCGCGCCCGCTGGCGCCGGACCAGGCCGAGGCGGTGCTGGACATCGCCGGCGACACCCACCCCGAACCCTGGATCGCCGCCCGCGACACGGCGGTGCTGACGCTGCTCTACGGCTGCGGGCTGCGCATCTCCGAGGCGCTGAACCTGAACGGCGCCGACTGGCCGTTTCGCGAGGCGCTGACCATCCGCGGCAAGGGCGGCAAGGAACGCCAGGTCCCGGTGCTGCCCATCGCGCGCGAGGCGGTGGCGGCCTATCTGGCCGTCTGTCCCTGGCCGCTGGAACCGCAATCGCCGCTGTTCCGCGGCGCGCGCGGCGGGCGGCTGAACCAGGCGCTGATTTCGGGCGCGATGCGCCACGCCCGCCAGGTCATGGGCCTGCCGCCGACGGCGACGCCGCATGCGCTGCGTCACAGCTTCGCCACCCATCTGCTGGCGGCGGGCGGCGACCTGCGCACCATCCAGGAACTGCTGGGCCACGCCAGCCTGGCCACGACGCAGGTCTATACCGGTGTAGACGACGCCCGGCTGTTGGCGGTCTATCGCTCCGCCCACCCCCGCGCCTGA
- the fsa gene encoding fructose-6-phosphate aldolase, with protein sequence MKFFVDTADVAAIRELNDLGMVDGVTTNPSLILKSGRDILEVTKEICDLVDGPVSAEVVASKAGDMIREGEHLAKIAPNITVKVPLTWDGLKACKALSSQGHKVNVTLCFSAAQAILAAKAGATFISPFIGRLDDINFDGMELIAQIREIYDNYDFQTEILAASIRSVNHITDAARIGADVITAPPAVIKAMANHVLTDKGLEQFNADWAKTGQKIV encoded by the coding sequence ATGAAGTTCTTTGTCGATACCGCCGACGTCGCCGCCATCCGCGAGCTGAACGATCTGGGCATGGTGGATGGCGTCACCACCAACCCGTCGCTGATCCTCAAGTCCGGCCGCGACATCCTGGAAGTCACCAAGGAGATCTGCGACCTGGTCGACGGCCCCGTCAGCGCCGAGGTCGTCGCCAGCAAGGCCGGGGACATGATCCGCGAGGGCGAGCACCTGGCGAAGATCGCCCCGAACATCACCGTCAAGGTGCCGCTGACCTGGGACGGGCTCAAGGCCTGCAAGGCGCTGTCCTCGCAGGGCCACAAGGTCAACGTGACGCTGTGCTTCAGCGCCGCGCAGGCGATCCTGGCCGCCAAGGCCGGCGCCACCTTCATCAGCCCCTTCATCGGCCGGCTGGACGACATCAACTTCGACGGCATGGAACTGATCGCCCAGATCCGCGAGATCTACGACAATTACGACTTCCAGACGGAAATCCTGGCGGCCTCGATCCGTTCGGTTAACCACATCACCGACGCCGCCCGCATCGGCGCAGACGTCATCACCGCGCCCCCGGCCGTGATCAAGGCGATGGCGAACCACGTGCTGACCGACAAGGGGTTGGAACAGTTCAACGCCGACTGGGCCAAGACCGGGCAGAAGATCGTCTGA
- a CDS encoding primosomal protein N' yields MPPPFYPHGARIAVLTQEVVGVLDYLAPEGGVRLGQLVVVPLGPRRVMGAVWGPGMGDFDMAKLRPVARLVDAPPLSGGMIEFLTRMGEYTLTPLPAMLRMATRAPDLDQPPSARRIIHRAGPPPERMTDARAAVLRVIEDHGGAGFAPGELAQLAGVSPGVVQGLVKSGTLAEVLAPRDVPYPRLDPGLPGKPLAQDQAEAADALRAEVARRAYGTTLLRGVTGSGKTEVYLEAVAECLRQGRQALVLLPEIALSAEFLDRVEARFGARPGEWHSGITRSERRRLWTMAATHNVGLVVGARSALFLPFADLGLIVVDEEHDSSYKQEDVVYYSARDMAVLRASIEQAQVVLASATPSVESWVNAAAGKYRRLDLRSRYGTAELPEMGTVDLRQQEMERGRWISPRLATEIAARKQRGEQSLLFLNRRGYAPITACRACGQQIGCDHCDARMVEHRFQNRLVCHQCGETKPIPTACPACGVEGKMTAIGPGVERLAEEVAERFPEARVSVLSSDLFHSARALKEAIAEIGAGETDIIIGTQLVAKGHNFPRLTLVGVIDADLGLQGADLRAAERSFQLMRQVAGRAGREGGEARGLALLQTYQPEHPVIRAILSGRDEDFWDAEAAQRQAAGMPPFGRLAGIILSHPDMPVVEDYAHALARRAEPLRAVGAELFGPAPAPITRIRGRCRVRMLIRAPRQAPVQAAIAAWLAQAPKPPTNLRLAVDIDPQSFF; encoded by the coding sequence ATGCCGCCGCCCTTCTATCCCCATGGCGCGCGCATCGCCGTGCTGACGCAGGAAGTCGTCGGCGTGCTGGATTATCTCGCGCCCGAGGGCGGGGTGCGGCTGGGCCAGCTGGTGGTGGTGCCGCTGGGACCGCGCCGGGTGATGGGGGCGGTCTGGGGGCCGGGCATGGGCGATTTCGACATGGCCAAGCTGCGGCCCGTCGCTCGGCTGGTCGATGCGCCGCCGCTGTCGGGGGGCATGATCGAATTCCTGACCCGGATGGGCGAATACACGCTGACGCCCTTGCCTGCGATGCTGCGTATGGCGACGCGGGCGCCGGACCTGGACCAGCCGCCCTCGGCCCGGCGCATCATCCATCGTGCGGGGCCGCCGCCCGAGCGCATGACCGACGCCCGCGCCGCCGTCCTGCGGGTGATCGAGGATCACGGCGGTGCCGGCTTCGCCCCCGGCGAGCTGGCGCAGCTGGCCGGTGTCAGCCCGGGCGTGGTGCAGGGGCTGGTCAAGTCCGGCACGCTGGCCGAGGTGCTGGCGCCGCGAGACGTGCCCTATCCGCGGCTCGATCCCGGCCTGCCCGGCAAGCCGCTGGCCCAGGACCAGGCCGAGGCCGCCGATGCCCTGCGGGCCGAGGTCGCCCGCCGCGCCTATGGCACCACGCTGCTGCGCGGCGTCACCGGCTCGGGCAAGACCGAGGTTTACCTGGAGGCCGTGGCCGAATGCCTGCGCCAGGGCCGGCAGGCGCTGGTGCTGCTGCCCGAGATCGCGCTCTCGGCCGAGTTCCTCGACCGGGTCGAGGCCCGTTTCGGCGCCCGGCCCGGCGAATGGCATTCCGGCATCACCCGCAGCGAGCGCCGCCGGCTGTGGACCATGGCGGCGACGCATAACGTCGGCCTGGTGGTCGGCGCCCGCTCGGCCCTGTTCCTGCCCTTTGCCGACCTGGGCCTGATCGTCGTCGATGAGGAGCACGATTCCAGCTACAAGCAGGAGGACGTGGTCTATTACAGCGCCCGCGACATGGCGGTGCTGCGCGCCAGCATCGAACAGGCGCAGGTGGTGCTGGCCTCGGCCACGCCCTCGGTCGAAAGCTGGGTCAACGCCGCCGCCGGGAAATACCGCCGGCTGGACCTGCGGTCGCGCTATGGCACCGCCGAACTGCCGGAAATGGGCACCGTCGACCTGCGGCAGCAAGAGATGGAGAGGGGCCGCTGGATCAGCCCGCGCCTTGCGACCGAGATCGCCGCCCGCAAGCAGCGCGGCGAGCAGTCGCTCTTGTTCCTGAACCGGCGCGGCTATGCGCCGATCACCGCCTGCCGCGCCTGCGGCCAGCAGATCGGTTGCGACCATTGCGATGCCCGCATGGTCGAGCACCGCTTCCAGAACCGCCTGGTCTGCCATCAATGCGGCGAGACCAAGCCGATCCCGACCGCCTGTCCTGCCTGCGGCGTCGAGGGCAAGATGACCGCCATCGGCCCCGGCGTCGAGCGTCTGGCCGAGGAGGTCGCCGAACGGTTCCCCGAGGCCCGCGTCTCGGTGCTGTCCTCGGACCTGTTCCACTCGGCCCGGGCGCTGAAGGAGGCCATCGCCGAGATCGGGGCCGGCGAAACCGACATCATCATCGGCACCCAGCTGGTCGCCAAGGGCCACAACTTCCCGCGCCTGACGCTGGTCGGCGTGATCGACGCCGACCTCGGCCTGCAAGGCGCCGACCTGCGCGCGGCCGAGCGCAGCTTCCAGCTGATGCGCCAGGTCGCCGGCCGGGCCGGGCGTGAGGGCGGCGAGGCGCGGGGGCTGGCGCTGCTGCAAACCTATCAGCCCGAACATCCGGTGATCCGGGCGATTCTCTCGGGCCGGGACGAGGATTTCTGGGACGCCGAGGCGGCGCAGCGCCAAGCGGCCGGCATGCCGCCCTTCGGCCGGCTGGCGGGAATCATCCTGTCGCATCCCGACATGCCGGTGGTCGAGGATTACGCCCATGCGCTTGCCCGCCGGGCCGAGCCGCTGCGCGCCGTGGGGGCCGAGCTTTTCGGCCCCGCGCCGGCGCCCATCACCCGCATCCGCGGCCGCTGCCGGGTCAGGATGCTGATCCGCGCCCCGCGCCAGGCGCCGGTGCAGGCGGCGATCGCGGCATGGCTGGCGCAGGCGCCGAAGCCGCCGACGAACCTGCGGCTGGCGGTGGACATCGACCCGCAGAGCTTTTTCTAG